Within Kutzneria chonburiensis, the genomic segment TCCGGCTGGCCGACATGGCCACCCGCATCGAGTCCGCCCGGCTGTTGGTGCACCACGCCGCCCGGCAGATCGACGCCGGCCAGCCCGTCACCGGCTTGGCCGCGATGGCCAAGCTGACCGCGTCCGAGGCCGCCATGTTCGTCACGTGGGCCGCCGTGCAGACCTTGGGCGGGTGGGGCTATTCGCGGGAGTTCCCGGTCGAGCAGTGGCTGCGGGACGTGAAGCTGGAGGAGATCGAGGAGGGCACCTCGGACATCATGCGGCTGGTGATCTCCCGTCATCTCTGACTGACGGGCCAGTTATCTATACTCGCGGTCACACCCATCGGGAGGAGTGACCGTGCCGCGTCCGAGCGTCTCGGCCGAGCGCCGGGCTCAGATCCTGGCCGCCACCTGCGCCGAGATCGCTTCCTCCGGCGTCCAGGACCTGCGGCTCACCGACGTCGCGACGCGAGCCGGCGTCAGTTCCGGCACCGTCCACTACTACTTCGACAGCAAGCAGGCCCTGCTCCACGCCGCCTTCGAGCACAACCACCAGCAGTCCCTGGACCGTCGCGCCGCCATCCTCGCCGCCGGCGGCACCCACTGGAGCTGCTCACCCGGCTCGTCGACTCGTACGCGCCCCTCGATCCCGACAGCGTTTCGGCTTGGCGGGTGTGGATCGAGCTGTGGGTCCATGGGCTGCGTGAGCCCGAACTCCAGGAGCTCAACGAGACCATCTACGGCGAGTGGCGGCGCACCGTCGTCGGGCTGCTGCGCGACGCCCAGGACCAGGGGCTGATCGTTGACGGGGATCCCGTGCAGATGGCCAACACCGTGGTCGGCATGATCGACGGGCTGGCCATCCAGGTGCTTCTCGGTTCGCACAACATGACCGTGGACCGGATGCGCCTGACATGCCGGGCGTATCTCGAGGGCCTGGCTAGTACCTAGCGGCATAGTGCGTGGGCGTCTCGCCGAACATCTTGGTGAAGTCCCGCACGAAATGGGCCTGGTCGGCGTAGCCGAGCTCGGCGGCCAAGCGGGCCCAGTCGATGGCAGCGCCGGCGGCGAGGCGTTCGGTGACCTCGTGCAGGCGGTAGCGGCGGATGACCCACTTGGGGTTGATGCCGACGTACTCGGCGAACAGGCGCTGCACCTGCCGGACGGGACGGCCGAGCTGGTCGACGCGGCTGATCTCGGGGGAAGTGGCGATGGTGGTGACGAGGTCGGCGGCCTCCGCGGCCTTGGGATCGGGGAACGGCTGCTGGCGGCGGAGCATCGACTCGACGGCGTCGATGGTCGGCACAGTCGGGATTCCGGAGAAAATCTCCGAAGCGGGCAGCTGGCGGTCGGTGATGGAGGCGACGGAACGGCCCAGGAAAGGCCGGAAGCCGCCGGGGCGGAAAGCCACGCCGAAAACGGTGCGGTCGCCGTCCAGAACACGGACGCCGGCCTTGCTGCCGACGCCGGTGACGACGGCCGTGCCGTCGTCGGCGATGGTCAGGTTGACCCGCGGATAGGGGACGATCTTCTGACGGTACGGCTCGGCATAGGACCAGCTGACGATCCAGTAGTGGTCGACGAAAGCAGCGAGATCCGGGGAAGGCGGCGGAAAGTCGTGCTGCTGGAACCGACGCCACGCCCCGCGCAGCTCCCGCTCGTCCCGCACCGGCCCGATGCTAGTCGCGTTTGTTCAATACAGCCGGACCGCCACCGGATTGACTGCACGCATGCTGATCGAACGTGCCGCCGCACCACTGCTCGACCTGATCCCCGCCCTGGAACCACACCTTGACGCCCGGACGCCGTGCACCGAGTACACGGTCCGAGGGCTGGTCAACCACCTGCTGTTCTGGGCCCCGTCGCTGACCGGCGGCGCCACCAAAGTGATTGTGGTACCGCCGGACGCAACGGAAGCGGAGCTTGATCTCACCACCGGCGACTGCCTGGCCAGCCTGACCGACGCGGTCACGACGACCGTGAAGGCCTGGAGCGACCCGGCGGCCTGGACCGGCATGACACACATGGGCAGCCCGATGGAGCTCCCGGCCTCGCAGGTGGGCGGGATGATCGCCGGCGAGTTCCTGGTGCACGGCTGGGATCTCGCCCGCGCGGCCGGACGGGACCTGACCGTCGAG encodes:
- a CDS encoding TetR family transcriptional regulator C-terminal domain-containing protein; its protein translation is MLTRLVDSYAPLDPDSVSAWRVWIELWVHGLREPELQELNETIYGEWRRTVVGLLRDAQDQGLIVDGDPVQMANTVVGMIDGLAIQVLLGSHNMTVDRMRLTCRAYLEGLAST
- a CDS encoding AraC family transcriptional regulator — its product is MRDERELRGAWRRFQQHDFPPPSPDLAAFVDHYWIVSWSYAEPYRQKIVPYPRVNLTIADDGTAVVTGVGSKAGVRVLDGDRTVFGVAFRPGGFRPFLGRSVASITDRQLPASEIFSGIPTVPTIDAVESMLRRQQPFPDPKAAEAADLVTTIATSPEISRVDQLGRPVRQVQRLFAEYVGINPKWVIRRYRLHEVTERLAAGAAIDWARLAAELGYADQAHFVRDFTKMFGETPTHYAARY
- a CDS encoding TIGR03086 family metal-binding protein, translated to MLIERAAAPLLDLIPALEPHLDARTPCTEYTVRGLVNHLLFWAPSLTGGATKVIVVPPDATEAELDLTTGDCLASLTDAVTTTVKAWSDPAAWTGMTHMGSPMELPASQVGGMIAGEFLVHGWDLARAAGRDLTVEEEVAEALLEELAKTAELGRQMNIFAPEVAVPADAPALHRVLGLTGRDPQWS